In the Leptospira sp. WS4.C2 genome, one interval contains:
- a CDS encoding sterol desaturase family protein yields MNSDAFMEYAFIVMVALIGIEIFVSYIKGKQYYRLNVLIADVSTGVIFALIGVVILLGALYVYDQVETNFSLSALGYNFFPLESPFRFSPSFSVNWYALGAWSFAVVFADFIYYWFHRHCHEINLFWATHVTHHSTQEMNLSVAFRGNGLQRIFEYTYFLSMALLGIPWPMFLLSHRILKVYQFVVHTRFVGKLGFLEEFMVTPSNHRVHHGIQPKYIDRNHGGIFIIWDRLFGSFEWEAEEPIYGLTKPVNSFNPITVNLHVFKDMFLQILKCKSFGDVFKTVFGPPGWKPTYLITKADAAPEPDKVVKYDPKPPMGVMIYVALQAAVLMAVGLIIWKVAKINLEKDMETLGILSVVIIFSLFSIDRTMEMKRWSRRTEVVRNVLFILAFVAALVYSNIPNIEIFAIPLIGLSFVSLVWIVIKRKTFFDLSNISNTWY; encoded by the coding sequence ATGAATAGCGACGCCTTTATGGAATATGCCTTTATCGTCATGGTCGCACTGATAGGTATCGAGATTTTTGTATCCTACATCAAGGGAAAACAATACTATCGATTGAATGTTCTCATAGCTGATGTGAGTACAGGTGTTATTTTTGCATTGATTGGAGTGGTCATCCTCCTAGGTGCCTTGTATGTCTACGACCAAGTGGAAACGAACTTTTCACTCTCCGCTCTTGGATACAATTTCTTTCCATTGGAAAGTCCATTCCGTTTTTCACCTAGTTTCTCTGTGAACTGGTATGCTCTTGGAGCTTGGAGTTTTGCAGTTGTCTTTGCTGATTTTATCTATTACTGGTTCCATAGACATTGTCATGAAATCAATTTGTTTTGGGCCACTCATGTCACCCACCACTCCACACAAGAAATGAATTTATCAGTTGCCTTTCGAGGGAATGGACTACAAAGAATATTCGAATATACTTACTTTCTATCTATGGCCCTACTCGGAATTCCGTGGCCCATGTTTTTACTCAGTCACAGAATTCTAAAAGTTTACCAATTTGTCGTCCACACTCGTTTTGTTGGTAAGTTAGGATTTTTAGAAGAGTTTATGGTGACTCCTTCCAACCACAGAGTCCACCATGGAATCCAACCCAAGTACATTGACCGCAATCATGGTGGAATCTTTATCATTTGGGACCGGTTGTTTGGGTCCTTTGAATGGGAAGCAGAAGAACCGATCTATGGTTTGACAAAACCCGTGAACTCTTTTAACCCCATCACGGTAAACCTACATGTATTCAAAGATATGTTCCTGCAAATATTGAAATGTAAATCTTTTGGTGATGTTTTTAAAACTGTTTTTGGACCTCCTGGTTGGAAACCCACTTACTTAATCACCAAAGCTGATGCTGCTCCCGAACCAGACAAAGTGGTTAAGTATGATCCAAAACCACCTATGGGTGTGATGATATATGTTGCTCTCCAAGCGGCCGTACTTATGGCTGTGGGTCTTATCATTTGGAAGGTAGCAAAAATCAATTTAGAAAAGGATATGGAGACACTTGGAATTTTATCTGTTGTGATTATCTTTAGTTTGTTTTCTATCGATAGGACAATGGAGATGAAACGATGGTCGAGACGAACAGAAGTGGTTCGTAATGTTCTTTTTATCCTAGCTTTTGTGGCAGCTCTTGTTTACTCCAATATTCCGAATATTGAAATTTTTGCCATCCCACTGATTGGCCTCTCGTTTGTATCCTTAGTATGGATCGTCATCAAACGAAAGACCTTCTTTGATTTAAGTAATATTTCTAATACTTGGTATTAG
- a CDS encoding LTA synthase family protein: MKKLFSKLPFYIRFHLLLAGLGIVFLTIYRVCFFAMYSYRIHDKSIWILLKAFLKGARFDISVLCVLLGASLLYSSLHFLNRNRIYRAVWRTFPVILIILLLFLLIADLIYYENGNKHLGYEAFAYLGFEMLPLVGSAFSQNPILFLLGLFVIGGISFGIYKIQSKFPYSHVNLHYKWAGLQFLVVLALLVLGIRGGIQTSPLRTSDAIITKETIINDLVLNPGFTVITDLKMTKVDDRHFMKLSDASSIVQKEVAYPGATFISEEYPLLRKTTLTTSKPLPHIVVIVLEGWTGKFIDIIGTGKVDGKVVTPYFNQLIRQGMFFKNFFASGGRTTNGLMALMGGIPDRPGLTAVRTPQILNRFSGLGNIAKTIGYETLFVTGTDLSFNNKGSIMYHWGFDTLVGKQELEKVPEYKTGPWSYLDEASLDAMHKKLLLVKPEKPIVSVIHTGTTHYPYKVPDEKYRLFESTTQDSEYLNVLHYADFALNEYMEKAKKAPYFKDTIFFFVSDHSHHRFLNYYEDRSVPLLIYAPGKIKPELREDITSQLDLIPTILGFMEREVYFSVMGRDLRKVKGQSAYFAYGNIFGWIEDDFLYYQSVSGGQGETKTIKPPFVDIGLCYKDINLCKKHGDKTKAYLNLGDELLKSNHLFPSESVLKEIKSNTKY; the protein is encoded by the coding sequence ATGAAAAAACTATTTTCTAAATTGCCGTTTTACATTCGATTTCACTTACTTCTCGCAGGTCTTGGGATTGTATTTCTTACTATTTATCGTGTCTGCTTTTTTGCCATGTATTCTTATCGAATTCATGACAAATCAATTTGGATCCTCTTAAAAGCATTTTTAAAAGGTGCTAGGTTTGATATATCCGTCTTGTGTGTGTTACTTGGTGCGAGTTTGTTGTATTCTTCTTTACACTTTCTGAACCGCAACCGAATTTACCGGGCAGTATGGCGAACCTTCCCTGTCATTTTGATTATCCTGCTACTTTTTCTTCTCATTGCGGATTTGATTTATTATGAGAACGGAAACAAACATTTAGGATACGAAGCCTTTGCTTATTTGGGTTTTGAGATGTTGCCCCTTGTCGGATCTGCATTTTCCCAAAATCCCATTCTGTTTTTACTGGGGCTTTTTGTCATCGGAGGGATTAGTTTTGGAATTTATAAAATCCAATCGAAGTTTCCTTATTCTCATGTCAATTTACACTACAAATGGGCGGGATTACAGTTCCTTGTGGTTTTAGCTCTCCTAGTTCTTGGAATCCGCGGAGGCATCCAAACAAGTCCGCTTCGGACAAGTGACGCCATCATCACCAAAGAAACCATCATCAATGACTTGGTTTTAAATCCAGGTTTTACTGTGATCACTGACTTAAAGATGACCAAAGTGGATGACCGCCACTTTATGAAGTTAAGTGATGCAAGCTCCATTGTCCAAAAAGAAGTGGCCTATCCGGGTGCTACCTTTATCAGCGAAGAATACCCACTCCTTCGGAAAACCACTCTCACAACTAGTAAACCTTTGCCTCATATCGTAGTGATTGTGTTAGAGGGTTGGACTGGGAAGTTCATCGATATCATTGGAACAGGTAAGGTAGATGGAAAAGTTGTCACACCTTATTTCAACCAACTCATTCGCCAAGGGATGTTCTTTAAGAATTTTTTTGCGAGTGGGGGACGAACGACCAACGGTCTTATGGCCCTTATGGGTGGAATTCCTGACAGGCCGGGACTCACTGCGGTTCGCACACCACAAATCCTGAATCGTTTTTCAGGCCTTGGCAATATCGCAAAAACCATTGGCTATGAAACTCTTTTTGTAACGGGAACCGATCTCAGTTTTAATAATAAGGGAAGTATCATGTATCATTGGGGATTTGATACACTCGTCGGTAAACAGGAATTAGAAAAAGTTCCTGAATACAAAACAGGACCTTGGAGTTATTTGGACGAAGCCTCACTCGATGCGATGCATAAAAAACTCCTTCTAGTGAAACCAGAAAAACCGATTGTCTCTGTCATCCATACAGGTACCACTCACTATCCTTATAAAGTTCCCGATGAAAAGTATCGTTTGTTTGAATCGACCACGCAAGACAGTGAATACTTAAATGTCCTTCACTATGCGGACTTTGCACTGAATGAATATATGGAAAAAGCAAAAAAAGCCCCTTATTTCAAGGACACCATTTTCTTTTTTGTTTCTGACCATAGCCACCACCGTTTTCTCAACTATTATGAAGACCGTAGTGTTCCCCTCCTGATTTATGCACCGGGAAAAATTAAACCGGAACTGCGCGAAGACATCACCTCTCAACTCGATTTAATTCCGACCATCCTTGGATTTATGGAAAGGGAAGTTTACTTTAGTGTAATGGGTCGGGACTTAAGAAAAGTAAAGGGACAGTCTGCTTATTTTGCGTATGGGAATATCTTTGGATGGATTGAGGATGACTTTTTGTATTACCAGTCGGTTTCCGGGGGCCAAGGAGAAACAAAGACCATCAAACCACCGTTTGTGGATATTGGACTTTGTTATAAGGATATCAATTTATGCAAAAAACATGGGGATAAAACAAAAGCGTATTTAAATTTAGGAGACGAACTCCTGAAGTCGAACCATTTGTTCCCTTCGGAGTCCGTTCTAAAAGAAATTAAATCTAATACCAAGTATTAG